GTTCGTACGCGGCCTGGGCGCAAGGCCGCCAGGTGCGGTCACGGTCAGCACGATGGCCAGCGCCATGCCGACGACGAAGACCACGAGGCAGGCGCTGCCGGTCATCAGCAGCGTTTCGCCGAACGCCTTCAGGTACTTCTCAGCCATTGGCAACACGATGGAGTACCTCCGCTGGATGTACGTTAGCCGGCAGACGCTTGCGCAGCGGGCGCAGCAACGACAGCGTGGCGTCGGCCTGCGGCTCTGCAAACACCCGCCATACGGGCCCCTGCTCCTTCACCTGGCCATGGTCCAGCACCAGCACGCGGTCGCAGGCTTCCTCGATCACAGCCATGTCGTGCGTGATCAGGACCACGGTCAGGCCGAGTTGCCTGTTGATGTCGCGCAGCAACGCCAGGATCTGCTCCGTTGTTTCGGGATCGAGCGCCGAAGTCGCTTCGTCGCACAACAGGATCTCCGGCCGGTGTACCAGCGCACGCGCAATGCCTACGCGCTGCTTCTGTCCACCCGACAGCATCGCCGGGTACGCCTGGGCCTTGTCCGCGAGCCCCACCGTCGCAAGCAGGTCGTTGACCCGGGTTTCGATCTCGTTGCGCCGCACGCCTGCCACACGCAGTGGCAGCGCAACGTTGTCGAAGACCGTCTTCGCCGACATGAGATTGAAGTGCTGGAAGATCATGCCGATGCGCCTGCGCAGCCCCACCAGGCCATCCTCGTCGAGGGTGCCAATATCGGCGCCGTCGATCCGGACATGCCCGCGGTCGGGCCGCTCCAGCATGTTGATGCTCCGGAGCAGCGTCGACTTGCCCGCGCCGCTGCGGCCGATGATGCCGAATATCTCGCCGCGTTCTATCGTGAACGAGACGTCCGCCAGCGCAGGCGCGGCGGCGCCCCATAGGTCTTGCCAACCTCGTCGAACACGATGTGCGGGTCGCGCGTCGGCCATTGCGAAATCGTGTGCATGCGAATGGTTCCTTCTGGCAAGCGCCTCAAAACGCCGGAATGACCGACCCCTGATACTTGGTCAGGATGAACTTGCGCACCGCGTCCGACTGGTAGGACTTGACCAGTTGCTGCACCCACGGTGCGGTCCGGTCCTTTTCACGGACGGCAATCACGTTGACGTAGGGATTGTTCTCGCGCTTTTCCACCGCAATGCCATCGCGCGTGGCGATCAGGCCGGCCTGGTAGGCGAACGTGTTGACGATGGCCGCCGCATCCACGTCGGGCAACGCACGTGGCAGCACCACCGACGCGCTTTCGATGAATTCGAGCTTGCGCGGATTGGCTGTGATATCGGCCAGCGAGACGGTGCCCGTGTACGGATCGAAGCCCTCCTTCAGCTTGATCAGCCCGTGGTCGCGCAGAATGACCAGCGCTCGGGTCTGGTTGCTGGGATCGTTCGGGATTCCGATGCGGGCGCCGTTCGGCAACGCCTCCAGCGACTTCACCTTGCGCGAATAGAACGCGATCGGCGATATCAGCGTGTCGCCGACATTGGTGATCTTGTAGCCGCGCTGCTTGATCTGGTCGCGCAGGAATGGAATGTGCTGGAAGGAATTGGCATCGAGATCGCCATTGTTCAGCGCCTCGTTCGGGCTCGCGGTGCCGGTGATGATCACCGTTTCGACCTTCAGTCCGTTCCTGGCCGCTTCTCGCGTGACGACCTCCCAGATCTCCTCGTCCACCCCGCCGCGCACGCCTACCTTGAGCGTCTTGCCGCCCGTTGACTGGGCGAGGGCCGAAGAGATCGGCAGGGCGGCCAGCGACAGGGCCAGCGCGGCGATGACACCAAAGGCGGAGCGTCGTTTCATGATGGCAGGTGCGAGAGTTTGGGAAGCACCAGTCTATGAAGCCCTCCGCCCCGGGTCCACGAAGTAATCCGAGATAGCAAATGCGGACTACGCCGCCGCCCGGGCATGCGCCCTGCCCGCTGGGCGGGCCAGCCCCATGTGCTCGCGCAAGGTGCTGCCGTTGTAGTCCGTGCGGAACAACCCCCGCCGCTGCAGGATGGGCACCACGCCATCCACGAAGTCCTGCATCCCGTCAGGCAGCACGTCGGGCATCAGGTTGAAGCCATCGGCCGCACCGTGGCGGAACCACTGCTCGATGTCGTCGGCAATCTGCTCGGGCGTACCGACGATGACGCGATGCCCGCCCCCACCCGCAAGCTCGCGGATCAGCGCACGTACCGTCAGGTTTTGCCGCCGTGCAAGTGCGATCGTCGCGCGAAAGAACGTGTGATTGCCATTGGCCGGCAGCGCGATCCCGTCCGGCAATGGCGCATCGATCGATAGGCGGTCGGCAGCGATGCCAAGCGTGCCCGCGAGCCGGTTAAGGCTGTAGTCCCATGGAATCAGGTCGACCAGCGCATCGCGTCGTTGGCGTGCCTGTGCCTCTGTGGCGCCGATGATTGTGGTCAGCCCTGGCAGGACCTTGATCGCGCCAGGCCCACGACCCAGCGCTTCGGCACGCTGATTCAGCGCCAGGCGGTACTCGCGCGACTCTTCCAGCGATTGCGACGCCGAGAATACGGCTTCGGCATGCCGCGCAGCCAGTTCGCGGCCATCGCTTGACCCACCAGCCTGGAACAGCACCGGATGCCCCTGTGGCGGCCGCGGCAGGTTCAGCGGTCCCTGTACGTCGAAGAACGGGCCGCGGTGGGCAATGGGCTGCAGGCGGGCCGTATCCACGAAGCTGCCGGAATGACGGTCGCCCACGAACGCGTCGTCTTCCC
This region of Cupriavidus sp. EM10 genomic DNA includes:
- a CDS encoding MetQ/NlpA family ABC transporter substrate-binding protein, whose amino-acid sequence is MKRRSAFGVIAALALSLAALPISSALAQSTGGKTLKVGVRGGVDEEIWEVVTREAARNGLKVETVIITGTASPNEALNNGDLDANSFQHIPFLRDQIKQRGYKITNVGDTLISPIAFYSRKVKSLEALPNGARIGIPNDPSNQTRALVILRDHGLIKLKEGFDPYTGTVSLADITANPRKLEFIESASVVLPRALPDVDAAAIVNTFAYQAGLIATRDGIAVEKRENNPYVNVIAVREKDRTAPWVQQLVKSYQSDAVRKFILTKYQGSVIPAF
- a CDS encoding LLM class flavin-dependent oxidoreductase; this encodes MTTALPPAQLHLNLNALHSGFVPSAWRLPDSDPRAFVDVQHYVRLAQIAEAGKFDAIFLADNASIADQINLRPITALEPTVLLACVAAATRHIGLVATASTSYNEPYNIARRFATLDHVSGGRAGWNVVTTADAGSARNFGRAAPPDHAQRYARADEFTGIVKALWDSWEDDAFVGDRHSGSFVDTARLQPIAHRGPFFDVQGPLNLPRPPQGHPVLFQAGGSSDGRELAARHAEAVFSASQSLEESREYRLALNQRAEALGRGPGAIKVLPGLTTIIGATEAQARQRRDALVDLIPWDYSLNRLAGTLGIAADRLSIDAPLPDGIALPANGNHTFFRATIALARRQNLTVRALIRELAGGGGHRVIVGTPEQIADDIEQWFRHGAADGFNLMPDVLPDGMQDFVDGVVPILQRRGLFRTDYNGSTLREHMGLARPAGRAHARAAA